A single region of the Candidatus Zixiibacteriota bacterium genome encodes:
- a CDS encoding 4Fe-4S dicluster domain-containing protein, producing MTIKTPHEKTVAVLDTSDFQAPLNALASNGYDLSLTEIVEANRPLFLLDSGSLDRADRSAKWDSCYTTDFSYIHGGSIRTSSTFRYRQWMLHKLAYWLDQFRTFGCGRCIAWCPAAIDITGEAGILREQV from the coding sequence ATGACCATCAAGACGCCACACGAAAAGACAGTTGCTGTTCTGGATACGAGCGATTTCCAGGCTCCTCTAAATGCGCTGGCTTCCAATGGATACGATCTTTCTCTAACCGAGATTGTCGAGGCGAATCGTCCGCTCTTCCTCCTTGATTCAGGTTCATTAGACAGAGCCGATCGATCAGCTAAGTGGGATTCATGTTATACTACGGATTTCTCATATATACATGGAGGCAGCATACGGACTTCGAGTACGTTTCGTTATCGCCAGTGGATGCTGCACAAGCTCGCCTATTGGCTGGATCAGTTTCGAACATTTGGCTGTGGGCGATGCATTGCATGGTGTCCAGCGGCAATAGACATCACAGGAGAAGCCGGCATTCTGCGGGAGCAGGTGTGA